One stretch of Variovorax sp. 54 DNA includes these proteins:
- the pnp gene encoding polyribonucleotide nucleotidyltransferase, with amino-acid sequence MSLFNKITKSFQWGDKTVVMETGEVARQANGAVLVDIDGTVILATVVASKSAKPGQDFFPLTVDYIEKTYAAGKIPGSFFKREAKPSEHETLTSRLIDRPIRPLFPEGFLNEVHVVIHTVSLNPEVDADIAAMIGVSAALSISGIPFSGPIGAARVGYINGQYVLNPGQTARKDSQMDLVVAGTQAAVLMVESEAQQLSEEIMLGGVVFGHEQANIAINAIHDLVRDAGKPEWDWKAPAEDEAFVAKVKGLAEEKLRAVYQIRSKQARTQALREANASVMASLKEGGEPFDAGKVNDLLFSIESKIVRSQILSGEPRIDGRDTRTVRPIEIRNSVLPRTHGSALFTRGETQALVITTLGTERDAQRIDALAGEYEDRFLFHYNMPPFATGEVGRMGSTKRREIGHGRLAKRALVAVLPTKEEFPYTIRVVSEITESNGSSSMASVCGGCLSMMDAGVPMKAHVAGIAMGLIKEDNRFAVLTDILGDEDHLGDMDFKVAGTTNGITALQMDIKIQGITKEIMQVALAQAKEARMHILGKMQEAMGEAKAEVSSFAPRLTTLKINPEKIRDVIGKGGSVIRGLQEETGTTINIDEDGTITIASTDPEKAEFAKRRIEQITAEVEIGKVYEGPITKILDFGALVNLLPGKDGLLHISQIAHERVEKVTDYLSEGQIVKVKVLETDEKGRVKLSMKALTERPAGMEYSERPPREDRGDRGDRGGDRRERSDRGDRGGDRGGDRGERAPRYNDQQQQPRGEQQQQPAGESQQQAPREPQE; translated from the coding sequence ATGAGCCTCTTCAACAAAATCACCAAGTCCTTCCAATGGGGCGACAAGACCGTCGTCATGGAAACGGGTGAAGTCGCCCGTCAGGCCAATGGCGCCGTGCTGGTCGACATCGACGGCACCGTGATCCTGGCGACCGTGGTCGCTTCCAAGTCGGCCAAGCCCGGTCAAGATTTCTTCCCGCTGACCGTCGACTACATCGAGAAGACCTACGCCGCGGGCAAGATCCCCGGCAGCTTCTTCAAGCGCGAAGCCAAGCCCAGCGAGCACGAAACGCTGACCAGCCGCCTGATCGACCGCCCGATCCGCCCGCTGTTCCCCGAAGGCTTCCTGAACGAAGTGCATGTGGTCATCCACACCGTGTCGCTGAACCCTGAAGTCGACGCCGACATCGCCGCCATGATCGGCGTGAGCGCCGCCCTGTCGATCTCCGGCATCCCGTTCAGCGGCCCGATCGGTGCCGCCCGCGTGGGCTACATCAACGGCCAGTACGTGCTGAATCCGGGCCAGACGGCCCGCAAGGATTCGCAGATGGACCTCGTCGTCGCCGGCACGCAAGCTGCCGTGCTGATGGTCGAGTCCGAAGCCCAGCAACTGAGCGAAGAAATCATGCTCGGCGGCGTGGTGTTCGGCCACGAACAAGCCAACATCGCGATCAACGCGATCCATGACCTCGTGCGCGACGCCGGCAAGCCGGAGTGGGATTGGAAGGCGCCTGCCGAAGACGAAGCCTTCGTCGCCAAGGTCAAGGGGCTGGCCGAAGAAAAGCTGCGCGCTGTCTACCAGATCCGTAGCAAGCAAGCCCGCACGCAAGCCCTGCGCGAAGCCAATGCCAGCGTGATGGCATCGCTGAAGGAAGGCGGCGAGCCTTTCGACGCCGGCAAGGTCAACGACCTGCTGTTCTCGATCGAATCGAAGATCGTTCGCAGCCAGATCCTGTCGGGCGAACCCCGCATCGACGGCCGCGACACGCGCACCGTGCGCCCCATCGAAATCCGCAACTCGGTGCTGCCCCGCACCCACGGTTCGGCCCTGTTCACGCGCGGCGAAACGCAAGCACTGGTCATCACCACGCTCGGCACCGAACGCGATGCACAGCGCATCGACGCGCTGGCCGGCGAGTACGAAGACCGCTTCCTGTTCCACTACAACATGCCTCCCTTTGCCACCGGCGAAGTGGGCCGCATGGGCTCGACCAAGCGCCGCGAAATCGGCCACGGCCGCCTGGCCAAGCGCGCGCTCGTCGCTGTGCTGCCGACCAAGGAAGAATTCCCGTACACCATCCGCGTGGTGTCGGAAATCACCGAATCGAACGGCTCCTCGTCGATGGCTTCGGTCTGCGGCGGCTGCCTCTCGATGATGGACGCCGGCGTGCCCATGAAGGCGCACGTGGCCGGTATCGCCATGGGCCTGATCAAGGAAGACAACCGCTTCGCGGTGCTGACCGACATCCTGGGCGACGAAGATCACCTGGGCGACATGGACTTCAAGGTGGCCGGCACGACCAACGGCATCACCGCGCTGCAGATGGACATCAAGATCCAGGGCATCACCAAGGAAATCATGCAGGTCGCACTGGCACAGGCCAAGGAAGCGCGCATGCACATCCTGGGCAAGATGCAAGAAGCGATGGGCGAGGCCAAGGCCGAAGTCTCCAGCTTCGCGCCACGCCTGACCACGCTGAAGATCAACCCCGAGAAGATCCGCGACGTGATCGGCAAGGGCGGCTCGGTCATCCGTGGCCTGCAGGAAGAAACCGGCACGACGATCAACATCGACGAAGACGGCACCATCACCATCGCCTCGACCGATCCGGAAAAGGCCGAATTCGCCAAGCGCCGCATCGAGCAGATCACCGCTGAAGTCGAAATCGGCAAGGTCTACGAAGGCCCGATCACCAAGATCCTGGACTTCGGCGCACTGGTCAACCTGCTGCCCGGCAAGGACGGCCTGCTGCACATCAGCCAGATCGCGCACGAGCGCGTCGAGAAGGTGACCGACTATCTGAGCGAAGGCCAGATCGTGAAGGTCAAGGTTCTCGAGACCGACGAAAAGGGCCGCGTCAAGCTGTCCATGAAGGCCCTGACCGAGCGTCCGGCCGGCATGGAATACAGCGAGCGCCCGCCGCGTGAAGACCGCGGCGATCGCGGTGACCGTGGTGGCGACCGCCGTGAGCGTTCGGACCGTGGCGATCGCGGCGGCGACCGTGGTGGTGATCGTGGCGAGCGCGCACCGCGCTACAACGACCAGCAGCAACAGCCCCGCGGCGAGCAGCAACAGCAGCCCGCCGGCGAGTCGCAGCAGCAAGCGCCGCGCGAACCGCAGGAGTAA
- the rpsO gene encoding 30S ribosomal protein S15 has translation MIAASIKAEVVKDNARAANDTGSPEVQVALLTARINELTPHFKTHAKDHHGRRGLLRMVSRRRKLLDYLKSKDAERYTALIAKLGLRK, from the coding sequence ATGATCGCAGCCTCCATCAAGGCCGAAGTTGTCAAAGACAACGCCCGTGCAGCCAACGACACCGGCAGCCCTGAAGTGCAAGTCGCACTGCTGACCGCCCGTATCAACGAGCTGACCCCCCACTTCAAGACGCACGCCAAGGACCACCACGGTCGTCGCGGCCTGCTGCGCATGGTCAGTCGCCGTCGCAAGCTCCTCGACTACCTCAAGTCCAAGGACGCCGAGCGTTACACCGCGCTGATCGCCAAGCTGGGTCTGCGCAAGTAA
- a CDS encoding alpha/beta hydrolase: MKTHLQSANDNQRSDTLLIFLPGAYLKPEEFEREGFISAVRERHLAADALLVDADVSYYYDQTLSERLHADVIEPQRAKGYTSIWLVGISIGGFGALIHELARPGSVDGIVALAPYLGRRVLGAEIKKAGGLRTWQAPTGPQPDEEPDRKLWPFFQQYLAPRPSKDLPPLYLGFGLADRFASNHKLLADALPPGRVFTTEGGHDWPEWRQLWRNVLDVLPLPSLPALVRGARAPAMRFPAVAPRASSAMPSAIAA, encoded by the coding sequence ATGAAAACGCACCTGCAGTCAGCCAATGACAACCAACGGTCCGACACGCTCCTGATCTTCCTGCCAGGGGCTTACCTCAAACCCGAAGAGTTCGAGCGCGAGGGTTTCATCAGTGCCGTGCGCGAGCGGCACCTCGCAGCCGACGCACTGCTGGTCGATGCGGACGTCTCCTACTACTACGACCAGACCCTGAGCGAGCGGCTGCACGCCGACGTCATCGAGCCCCAGCGGGCCAAGGGCTACACCTCGATCTGGCTGGTCGGCATTTCCATCGGCGGTTTCGGTGCGCTGATCCATGAGCTGGCGCGGCCGGGCTCTGTGGACGGCATCGTGGCGCTGGCGCCCTACCTCGGGCGCCGCGTGCTCGGCGCGGAGATCAAGAAGGCCGGTGGCCTGCGCACCTGGCAGGCCCCCACCGGGCCGCAGCCCGACGAGGAGCCTGATCGCAAGCTCTGGCCCTTCTTCCAGCAGTACCTGGCGCCAAGGCCCTCCAAGGACCTGCCGCCGCTGTACCTGGGTTTCGGCCTGGCCGACCGCTTTGCCAGCAACCACAAGCTGCTGGCCGACGCCCTGCCGCCGGGGCGCGTATTCACCACCGAAGGCGGCCACGACTGGCCCGAATGGCGCCAGCTCTGGCGCAATGTGCTCGACGTGCTGCCGCTGCCCTCGCTGCCCGCGCTGGTGCGCGGCGCACGCGCGCCGGCTATGCGGTTTCCGGCTGTGGCGCCTCGGGCGTCATCAGCGATGCCATCGGCCATCGCGGCTTGA
- a CDS encoding branched-chain amino acid ABC transporter substrate-binding protein, whose product MKTPFIWRRQALKFAAAALCATPFAGFAQAPQPAPIRLALIESMSGPFANTGEAVFRNLLWAVERVNARGGVKLPGGARPLQLDRYDSKGQNEEALSALRAAMDDGTRIVLQGNSSVTAAALIDAIDKNNERDPSRRVIFLNYSAVDPVLTNERCSFWHFRFDAHADMRVAALMDVVKDDAALKRVYLIGQDYSFGQAVLRESRRQLGVQRPDVEIVGDELHPMGKVKDFAPYATKILASGAQAVITGNWGNDLTLLVKAAREAGFNGSFYTFYGNALGAPAAIGDAGIGRVVAVADWLPNVQTPQSEAFYRAFRTRFPRPADDYVHMRMQLLVESLAQALERAGSAEAVPLARALEQADVSLYGQRGRMRAADHQFQQPLVVGVMDKQGKPGVQFDVEGSGYGFRVIKTIAPERAEQPTSCKMKRP is encoded by the coding sequence ATGAAAACCCCCTTTATTTGGCGCCGCCAGGCCTTGAAATTCGCAGCGGCGGCGCTATGCGCGACCCCGTTCGCCGGCTTCGCGCAGGCCCCGCAACCCGCCCCGATCCGGCTGGCGCTCATCGAGAGCATGAGCGGCCCCTTCGCCAACACCGGCGAGGCCGTGTTTCGCAACCTGCTGTGGGCCGTGGAGCGCGTGAACGCACGCGGCGGTGTGAAGCTGCCGGGCGGTGCGCGTCCGCTGCAACTCGATCGCTACGACAGCAAGGGCCAGAACGAAGAGGCGCTGTCGGCGCTGCGCGCGGCCATGGACGACGGCACCCGCATCGTGCTGCAGGGCAACTCGTCGGTGACGGCGGCGGCGCTGATCGATGCCATCGACAAGAACAACGAGCGCGACCCGTCGCGGCGCGTGATCTTCCTGAACTACTCGGCCGTCGATCCGGTGCTGACGAACGAGCGTTGCAGCTTCTGGCACTTCCGCTTCGACGCCCATGCCGACATGCGCGTGGCCGCGCTGATGGACGTGGTCAAGGACGACGCGGCGCTCAAGCGCGTCTACCTGATCGGCCAGGACTACAGCTTCGGCCAGGCCGTGCTGCGCGAATCGCGCCGCCAGCTTGGCGTGCAGCGCCCCGACGTGGAGATCGTCGGCGACGAACTGCACCCGATGGGCAAGGTGAAGGACTTCGCGCCCTACGCCACCAAGATCCTCGCCAGCGGCGCGCAGGCGGTGATCACCGGCAACTGGGGCAACGACCTCACGCTGCTCGTGAAGGCCGCGCGCGAAGCCGGTTTCAACGGCAGCTTCTACACCTTCTACGGCAATGCGCTGGGCGCGCCGGCCGCCATCGGCGACGCGGGCATCGGCCGCGTGGTTGCCGTGGCCGACTGGCTGCCGAACGTGCAGACGCCGCAGTCCGAAGCCTTCTACCGCGCCTTTCGCACGCGCTTTCCACGGCCGGCCGACGACTACGTGCACATGCGCATGCAGTTGCTGGTCGAGTCGCTCGCGCAGGCGCTGGAGCGCGCGGGCAGCGCCGAGGCCGTGCCGCTGGCGCGTGCGCTTGAGCAGGCCGACGTGAGCCTGTACGGCCAGCGCGGCCGCATGCGCGCGGCCGACCATCAGTTCCAGCAACCGCTCGTGGTGGGCGTGATGGACAAGCAGGGCAAGCCCGGCGTGCAGTTCGACGTCGAGGGCTCGGGCTACGGCTTCCGCGTGATCAAGACGATCGCGCCCGAGCGCGCAGAGCAGCCCACCTCTTGCAAGATGAAGCGCCCTTGA
- a CDS encoding AraC family transcriptional regulator, producing MASRSAPVDAVRIRGSALPGLQAIAAESSRSFPRHMHDVFGIGVMDRGGQRSASGRGAVEAVRGDVITVNPGEVHDGVAMRGEARAWRMLHLAPALLSEGVPPGFELTRPVLSDPALRQGFDRLFAAVVEGDDALALEQGVLQLLRDAPGARAPESPKRVAPAAMERARARIADDCIHVPTLAELAREAGLSRYQLLRGFAAAFGLPPHAWLQQCRLSRARRLIAQGRALADAAAGAGFADQSHMTRAFVRFLGFTPGAYAAARCG from the coding sequence ATGGCATCGAGGTCCGCGCCCGTCGATGCCGTGCGCATCCGCGGCTCGGCACTGCCGGGCCTGCAGGCGATTGCGGCTGAATCGAGCCGCAGTTTTCCGCGCCACATGCACGACGTGTTCGGCATCGGCGTGATGGACCGCGGCGGGCAGCGCTCGGCCAGCGGGCGCGGCGCGGTCGAGGCGGTGCGCGGCGACGTCATCACGGTGAATCCGGGCGAGGTGCACGACGGTGTTGCGATGCGCGGTGAAGCGCGGGCCTGGCGGATGCTGCATCTGGCGCCTGCGCTGCTGTCGGAGGGCGTGCCGCCGGGGTTCGAGTTGACGCGGCCTGTGTTGAGCGATCCGGCGCTGCGGCAGGGCTTCGACCGGCTGTTCGCGGCCGTTGTCGAGGGCGACGACGCGCTGGCGCTGGAGCAGGGCGTGTTGCAGCTGCTGCGCGATGCGCCCGGCGCGCGGGCTCCTGAGTCGCCGAAACGCGTGGCACCGGCGGCGATGGAGCGCGCACGTGCACGCATCGCCGACGACTGCATCCATGTGCCCACGCTCGCCGAACTGGCACGCGAGGCCGGCCTGAGTCGCTACCAGCTGCTGCGCGGTTTCGCGGCCGCCTTCGGGCTGCCGCCGCATGCCTGGCTGCAACAGTGCCGGCTGTCGCGCGCCCGTCGGCTGATCGCACAGGGCAGGGCGCTGGCCGATGCCGCGGCTGGTGCTGGCTTTGCCGATCAGAGTCACATGACGCGGGCCTTTGTGCGCTTTCTGGGCTTCACGCCCGGGGCGTATGCGGCGGCGCGCTGCGGCTGA
- a CDS encoding Hsp20/alpha crystallin family protein, protein MFFTPTHRSAHFAPRAHDRAFERFVNEAFAGARRSPLIEQDDKSWTLSLDVPGLSREDLSVAIEGAVVRIESKAEAKRQIKLAYELPQAIDLATSEAKLENGVLTLKLGKLVPASQVSHLQIN, encoded by the coding sequence ATGTTCTTCACCCCCACCCACCGCAGCGCGCATTTCGCTCCCCGTGCCCACGACCGTGCTTTCGAGCGCTTCGTGAACGAGGCTTTTGCCGGCGCCCGCCGCTCGCCCCTGATCGAGCAGGACGACAAGAGCTGGACCCTGTCGCTCGACGTGCCCGGCCTGTCGCGTGAAGACCTGTCGGTGGCCATCGAAGGCGCCGTGGTCCGCATCGAAAGCAAGGCCGAAGCCAAGCGCCAGATCAAGCTCGCCTACGAGCTGCCGCAAGCCATCGACCTGGCCACCAGCGAAGCCAAACTGGAGAACGGCGTGCTGACCCTGAAGCTCGGCAAATTGGTGCCGGCGAGCCAGGTTTCGCACTTGCAGATCAACTAG
- a CDS encoding DMT family transporter has product MSERSKGMWLCALAMVTVGSTVVASKLIASGLPPFTATALRFALALPVFVALMGFMRARWPRPDRHDAALLLCQAAAGSVGYTVLLILGVRWAPAADAGVVTGTLPAMAALVAVLALRERPGRYLVGGIVLASLGVLAITLRPGGEGGERTSTALLGNLLVLGAVALESLFILLNKRLRVPLAPLVQSTAMVALGLLLSVIPALLERAWLQPVPAEALAGVAYYALVPTVAGFLLWYAGAARLRGAEAALFTALMPVSALVLAAWWLGEAVGWPQVAGAACVLGAVGLVSLDGRRREGAVKPADVYSQSFACRKAHGEGSSSAHRKSNIPEQGNST; this is encoded by the coding sequence ATGTCGGAACGAAGCAAGGGAATGTGGCTGTGCGCGCTCGCGATGGTCACGGTCGGCAGCACGGTGGTCGCGAGCAAGCTCATCGCGAGCGGCTTGCCGCCGTTCACGGCGACCGCGCTGCGCTTTGCGCTGGCGCTGCCCGTGTTCGTGGCGCTCATGGGGTTCATGCGCGCCCGCTGGCCGCGGCCCGATCGCCACGACGCCGCGCTACTGCTGTGCCAGGCGGCGGCGGGCAGCGTCGGCTACACGGTGCTGCTGATCCTGGGCGTGCGCTGGGCACCGGCCGCCGATGCGGGCGTGGTGACCGGCACGCTGCCGGCCATGGCCGCGCTGGTGGCCGTGCTGGCGCTGCGCGAGCGGCCGGGGCGCTACCTGGTGGGCGGGATCGTGCTCGCGAGCCTGGGCGTGCTGGCGATCACGCTGCGCCCGGGCGGAGAGGGCGGCGAGCGCACGTCGACCGCGCTGCTCGGCAACCTGCTGGTGCTGGGCGCGGTGGCGCTGGAGTCGCTGTTTATCCTGCTCAACAAGCGGCTGCGCGTGCCGCTGGCGCCGCTCGTTCAGTCGACGGCGATGGTCGCGCTGGGGCTGCTGCTGTCCGTGATTCCGGCGCTGCTGGAGCGGGCCTGGCTTCAGCCGGTGCCGGCCGAGGCGCTGGCCGGGGTGGCCTATTACGCGCTGGTGCCGACGGTGGCGGGCTTCCTGCTCTGGTACGCGGGCGCCGCCCGGCTGCGGGGCGCCGAGGCGGCGTTGTTCACGGCGCTGATGCCGGTGTCGGCGCTGGTCCTGGCCGCGTGGTGGCTGGGGGAGGCGGTTGGTTGGCCTCAGGTTGCCGGCGCCGCCTGTGTGCTGGGGGCCGTGGGGCTGGTTTCGCTCGACGGAAGGCGGCGGGAAGGAGCGGTCAAGCCGGCCGATGTATACTCCCAAAGCTTTGCATGCCGCAAGGCGCACGGTGAGGGCAGTTCCAGTGCTCACCGCAAGTCAAACATCCCGGAACAAGGAAATTCAACATGA